One Streptomyces formicae genomic region harbors:
- a CDS encoding mobile element transfer protein, with amino-acid sequence MPARDFFHSVMRIGPVQIGTHRDRSGRTKHAAACTADDCGWSADYSTQTAAQLAARTHRCRAN; translated from the coding sequence ATGCCTGCCCGTGACTTCTTCCACTCCGTGATGCGGATCGGACCCGTGCAGATCGGCACCCACCGCGACCGCAGCGGCCGCACCAAGCACGCCGCCGCCTGCACCGCCGATGACTGCGGCTGGTCCGCCGACTACTCCACCCAGACCGCCGCACAGCTCGCCGCCCGCACCCACCGGTGCCGCGCCAACTGA
- a CDS encoding SpdD-like protein → MLRPRIPTMPTPTGIVTPLTHHPATGTVVQHQHATVCACQHTGTVPVPAASSSAPAVRLTPTGLLVAIGGGAAIVLVVGAVLVSMLLAVAITAASVAVCAVVLRSLLNGNARHR, encoded by the coding sequence ATGCTCCGCCCGCGTATCCCGACCATGCCGACCCCGACCGGCATCGTCACCCCACTCACCCACCACCCGGCCACGGGCACAGTCGTCCAACACCAGCACGCCACCGTGTGCGCCTGCCAGCACACCGGCACGGTTCCGGTCCCGGCAGCTTCCTCGTCGGCGCCTGCGGTACGGCTGACCCCGACCGGCCTCCTGGTCGCCATCGGCGGTGGCGCCGCCATCGTCCTGGTCGTCGGCGCGGTCCTGGTCTCCATGCTGCTCGCCGTCGCCATCACCGCCGCCTCGGTCGCCGTCTGCGCCGTCGTCCTGCGCTCCCTGCTCAACGGCAACGCGCGCCATCGCTGA